A DNA window from Streptomyces sp. CA-278952 contains the following coding sequences:
- a CDS encoding response regulator produces the protein MRARGPLRVAIIDDQALMRAGFRALLEAEEDIEVVGEAADGRAGLDLVREQTPDVALLDISMPVMTGIEATRAITADPLLAPVRVVILTNYGLDAYVFEALRAGAAGFLLKDTEPAELLRAIRVAAAGDALLSPAITRRLIGEFVARPPDRATAPGLESLTRREREVTALAARGLSNDEIAVHMVVSPFTAKTHVSRAMIKLGARDRAQLVVFAYESGLVEPRSRTGDGPTPGHGRVHGV, from the coding sequence GTGAGGGCGCGCGGCCCCCTGCGCGTCGCGATCATCGACGACCAGGCCCTGATGCGCGCCGGATTCCGGGCCCTGCTGGAAGCCGAGGAGGACATCGAGGTCGTCGGAGAGGCCGCGGACGGCCGCGCCGGACTCGACCTCGTCCGCGAGCAGACGCCCGACGTGGCGCTCCTGGACATCAGCATGCCCGTGATGACCGGGATCGAGGCCACCCGCGCGATCACCGCCGACCCCCTCCTGGCCCCGGTGCGCGTCGTCATCCTCACCAACTACGGACTGGACGCCTACGTCTTCGAGGCGCTGCGCGCCGGAGCCGCGGGCTTCCTCCTGAAGGACACCGAGCCCGCCGAACTGCTCCGGGCGATCAGGGTCGCCGCCGCCGGCGACGCCCTCCTCTCCCCCGCGATCACCCGCAGGCTGATCGGCGAGTTCGTCGCCCGCCCTCCGGACCGCGCCACTGCCCCCGGACTGGAGTCCCTCACCCGACGTGAGCGCGAGGTCACCGCGCTCGCCGCCCGGGGCCTCAGCAACGACGAGATCGCCGTCCACATGGTGGTCAGCCCCTTCACCGCCAAGACCCATGTGAGCCGCGCCATGATCAAGCTCGGCGCCCGCGACCGGGCCCAGCTCGTGGTCTTCGCCTACGAGTCCGGGCTGGTCGAGCCCCGGTCGCGGACCGGCGATGGCCCGACTCCGGGACACGGACGCGTCCACGGTGTGTGA
- a CDS encoding sensor histidine kinase — MQGDGARRAYLLDGALAAAIAAAVTAVAWAASSPSALDLLLIGTGSLALAGHRRAPRAVLAVTALCLLGYVVHAQPGSWAAFPVVVAVHAAARSGHRAFGIAAGAVFLAGYLGALLASGPGAGETVERALLLLGWFLCASVTGLIDKNWQAYLHQTEQRALDAERTREETALRRAGEERLRIARELHDSLTHSISIVKLQAGVAVHLAHKRGAAVDPALLAIQEAGGEAMRELRATLEVLRTDGPEEPLSPGAGLARMGELTERARAAGITLSVRTDGAARPLPEDVDRTAYRIVQEALTNVARHAGRARTAVRIGYTERILTVAVLDEGPCAPAATITPGTGLTGMRERVAALGGTLVAAPRPDGGFAVHAELPLTLPLPGAVSTR; from the coding sequence ATGCAGGGGGACGGGGCACGACGGGCGTATCTGCTGGACGGGGCGCTCGCCGCCGCCATCGCCGCGGCGGTCACCGCGGTGGCCTGGGCGGCCTCCTCGCCGAGCGCCCTCGACCTGTTGCTCATCGGGACGGGTTCGCTCGCCCTGGCCGGACACCGGCGCGCCCCGCGGGCGGTCCTCGCGGTGACGGCCCTGTGCCTCCTTGGGTACGTCGTCCATGCCCAGCCCGGCAGTTGGGCGGCTTTCCCGGTCGTCGTCGCCGTCCACGCGGCGGCCCGCAGCGGGCACCGGGCCTTCGGCATCGCGGCCGGGGCGGTCTTCCTGGCCGGGTACCTCGGCGCCCTGCTCGCCTCCGGGCCGGGCGCGGGGGAGACCGTCGAGCGTGCGCTGCTGCTGCTCGGCTGGTTCCTCTGTGCCTCGGTCACCGGACTGATCGACAAGAACTGGCAGGCCTATCTGCACCAGACGGAGCAGCGTGCGCTGGACGCCGAACGCACCCGCGAGGAGACGGCGTTGCGTCGGGCCGGTGAGGAACGTCTGCGCATCGCGCGCGAGTTGCACGACTCCCTCACTCACTCCATCTCGATCGTGAAGCTCCAGGCGGGCGTGGCCGTCCACCTCGCCCACAAGCGCGGAGCCGCGGTCGACCCCGCCCTGCTCGCCATCCAGGAGGCGGGCGGCGAGGCCATGCGCGAACTGCGCGCCACACTGGAGGTCCTGCGCACGGACGGGCCGGAGGAGCCCTTGTCCCCGGGTGCGGGCCTGGCGCGCATGGGCGAGCTGACCGAACGTGCCCGGGCGGCCGGGATCACGCTGTCCGTCCGTACCGACGGCGCCGCGCGCCCCCTGCCCGAGGACGTCGACCGCACCGCGTACCGCATCGTCCAGGAAGCCCTGACCAACGTCGCCCGGCACGCGGGCCGGGCGAGGACCGCCGTGCGGATCGGCTACACGGAGCGGATCCTCACCGTCGCGGTCCTCGACGAGGGCCCGTGCGCGCCCGCCGCCACCATCACCCCGGGCACCGGACTCACCGGCATGCGCGAACGCGTCGCGGCCCTCGGCGGCACCCTGGTCGCGGCCCCTCGACCGGACGGCGGATTCGCCGTCCACGCGGAACTGCCGCTGACCCTTCCGCTGCCCGGCGCCGTGAGCACCCGGTGA
- a CDS encoding carboxymuconolactone decarboxylase family protein, whose product MTSPFRFTSPEPAERTTGTAAAVHAQLTRDFGIEGALPFVALSAAPDLMAGAWALMRESLLSGHASRTEKELVTYGVSLANRCPFCVGAHTLLLYAGGDRELAGSLARGGRPADPEHARLLTWGQDMRGPWPFAAADAPEFVGSALAFHFINRIVSALIDEEAVSGGADPAELLDSEAGRALVRAVRGRPEPGLSLPLLGTEGPQPPWAAGTPVGAAFGALRAAAHAGAGLLDERDAVLVRESVAAWDGFTPLPLTGDGLPDRAERPGARLALLAARAPYRITAEDVKAWRVEPFTDHCLVHLVAFGAMLAVERVEAGLTAQG is encoded by the coding sequence ATGACCTCACCTTTCCGCTTCACCTCGCCCGAACCCGCCGAGCGGACGACGGGAACGGCCGCCGCCGTCCACGCCCAGCTGACCCGCGACTTCGGCATCGAAGGCGCTCTGCCCTTCGTCGCGCTGTCCGCCGCGCCCGATCTGATGGCGGGGGCCTGGGCCCTGATGCGGGAGTCCCTGCTGTCGGGCCACGCCTCCCGTACGGAGAAGGAGTTGGTGACGTACGGGGTGTCGCTGGCCAACCGCTGCCCGTTCTGCGTGGGCGCGCACACCCTGCTGCTGTACGCGGGTGGCGACCGGGAGCTGGCCGGATCGCTGGCCCGGGGCGGACGGCCGGCCGATCCGGAGCACGCGCGACTGCTGACCTGGGGGCAGGACATGCGGGGGCCTTGGCCCTTCGCCGCCGCCGACGCACCGGAGTTCGTGGGCTCCGCCCTGGCCTTCCACTTCATCAACCGGATCGTCTCCGCCCTCATCGACGAGGAGGCGGTGTCCGGCGGCGCGGACCCGGCCGAGCTGCTGGACAGCGAGGCGGGGCGGGCCCTGGTCCGCGCGGTGCGCGGCCGGCCGGAGCCGGGGCTGAGCCTTCCGCTGCTGGGAACCGAGGGCCCGCAGCCGCCCTGGGCCGCGGGCACCCCGGTGGGCGCGGCCTTCGGCGCCCTGCGGGCGGCGGCCCACGCGGGCGCCGGGCTGCTGGACGAGCGGGACGCCGTGCTCGTACGGGAATCGGTAGCGGCCTGGGACGGGTTCACGCCGCTGCCGCTGACCGGTGACGGGCTGCCGGACCGGGCGGAGCGGCCGGGGGCCCGGCTGGCGCTGCTCGCGGCGCGGGCCCCGTACCGGATCACGGCCGAGGACGTGAAGGCCTGGCGGGTGGAGCCGTTCACCGATCACTGTCTGGTCCATCTGGTCGCGTTCGGCGCGATGCTGGCCGTGGAGCGGGTGGAGGCGGGGCTGACCGCCCAGGGGTGA
- a CDS encoding amidase, translating into MSSAEPTEAQATEQTGPAVREPGHGPRPTAPVPPPGPGPGLAESARRLANAATTSTALVADALARIEATQPTLNAFRHLRAEAALAEAAEADRRLAAGERLPLLGVPVAVKDDTDVAGLPTHFGCDGERPPAASDSEAVRRLRAAGAVVVGKTNSCELGQWPFTEGPAFGATRNPWNTAHTPGGSSGGSAAAVAAGLVPAALGSDGAGSVRIPAAWTHLVGIKPQRGRISVHPHSDAFQGLTVNGTLTRTVADAALLLDAVAGAHPEDLHRPPAVRAADAARRDPGRLRIALAWRPPLTLTGAGPDPEVRRAVTALAETLARLGHHVEEARPRYGLIGLAFVPRATAGIAECAARHPEPALLDPRTRSALRTGTRLGGRVVRAARAREVRQHRRIGALFDASGFDVLLTPTTAAPPPRIGAFDRLSAWRTDLTMAAACPYAWPWNVLGWPGVNVPAGFTRSGLPVGAQLLGPSRSEERLIALAAQLEDDLRWYEHRPPA; encoded by the coding sequence ATGTCCTCAGCGGAGCCCACCGAAGCGCAGGCCACCGAGCAGACCGGCCCGGCCGTACGGGAACCCGGACACGGTCCCCGCCCCACCGCCCCCGTTCCGCCGCCGGGCCCGGGGCCCGGACTCGCGGAGAGCGCCCGTCGGCTCGCCAACGCGGCCACCACCTCCACCGCACTCGTGGCCGACGCCCTCGCCCGCATCGAGGCCACGCAGCCCACCCTCAACGCCTTCCGCCACCTGCGCGCCGAAGCGGCTCTCGCCGAGGCCGCGGAGGCCGACCGGCGGCTCGCGGCGGGGGAGCGGCTGCCGCTCCTCGGCGTGCCGGTCGCCGTCAAGGACGACACCGACGTGGCGGGCCTGCCCACCCACTTCGGCTGCGACGGGGAGCGGCCCCCGGCCGCCTCCGACAGCGAGGCGGTCCGCCGGCTGCGCGCCGCCGGAGCCGTCGTCGTCGGCAAGACCAACTCCTGCGAACTGGGCCAGTGGCCCTTCACCGAAGGCCCCGCCTTCGGGGCCACCCGCAACCCCTGGAACACCGCGCACACCCCGGGCGGTTCCTCCGGCGGATCGGCGGCGGCCGTCGCCGCCGGACTCGTCCCCGCCGCCCTCGGCTCGGACGGCGCCGGATCCGTGCGCATCCCCGCCGCGTGGACGCACCTCGTCGGCATCAAACCGCAGCGCGGGCGCATCTCGGTCCACCCGCACAGCGACGCCTTCCAGGGGCTCACTGTGAACGGCACCCTCACCCGTACGGTCGCCGACGCGGCGCTGCTCCTGGACGCCGTCGCCGGCGCGCACCCCGAGGACCTCCACCGCCCGCCCGCCGTGCGCGCCGCCGACGCCGCCCGCCGCGACCCGGGCCGCCTCCGCATCGCCCTCGCCTGGCGTCCCCCGCTCACGCTCACCGGCGCCGGACCGGACCCGGAGGTGCGCCGGGCCGTCACCGCGCTCGCCGAGACCCTCGCCCGGCTCGGCCACCACGTCGAGGAGGCCCGCCCCCGGTACGGGCTGATCGGCCTCGCCTTCGTGCCCCGCGCCACCGCGGGCATCGCGGAATGCGCCGCCCGCCACCCCGAACCGGCCCTGCTCGACCCGCGCACCCGCAGCGCCCTGCGGACCGGGACACGGCTGGGCGGGCGGGTGGTGCGGGCCGCCCGCGCCCGTGAAGTGCGCCAGCACCGCAGGATCGGCGCCCTCTTCGACGCCTCCGGCTTCGACGTGCTGCTCACTCCCACCACGGCCGCGCCGCCGCCCCGGATCGGCGCCTTCGACCGCCTCAGCGCCTGGCGCACCGACCTCACGATGGCGGCCGCCTGCCCCTACGCCTGGCCGTGGAACGTCCTCGGCTGGCCCGGGGTGAACGTCCCGGCCGGCTTCACCCGGTCCGGGCTCCCGGTCGGCGCCCAGCTCCTGGGCCCCTCCCGCAGTGAGGAGCGGCTCATCGCGCTCGCCGCCCAGCTCGAGGACGATCTGCGCTGGTACGAGCATCGCCCACCGGCCTGA